One stretch of Roseimicrobium sp. ORNL1 DNA includes these proteins:
- a CDS encoding TolC family protein, giving the protein MRSSSSFFFTLVTLCAVHLPADLSAREVRVPYASVSSYTIKNNPALAAARLRIEEAKGRLIGAGRRANPELGLEFKRDNHFREGTFGVSFDQKFPVTARLLLEKVVAQKDVTAAELEVHEAERKMIAEVKPLAVKLLSLDQQRDLRQKQADLAMKLSEFAAGRAKAGEISALDAAQAQVDAQRILLEGRQLETERITLLGQLKPMLGVRDTDSLAITGVLPAMTSSPSKGNWESRPDYQLSKVQEDAARSQIDLARSKKWEDWTVGALFEHERAEDAPEGLDKTPFFGVRVSIPLPFWNKNEGEVVEKTAAASRAALETKALAFLIRNEVAAARSEMSAYANLASDTKDKLLPLVLEQTDKLEKAYQSGQTDLLTVLRAREQRLQLEAAVLNATRDYHLARIRYEAATNNGR; this is encoded by the coding sequence ATGCGCTCATCATCTTCTTTTTTCTTCACCCTTGTCACGCTCTGTGCCGTGCATCTGCCTGCGGATCTCTCCGCCAGGGAGGTGCGCGTGCCGTATGCCAGCGTCTCCTCCTACACCATCAAGAACAACCCCGCCCTCGCCGCCGCGCGACTGCGCATCGAGGAGGCGAAAGGCCGACTCATCGGCGCAGGCCGTCGCGCGAATCCCGAGCTCGGTCTTGAGTTCAAGCGGGACAACCACTTCCGCGAGGGCACCTTCGGTGTCTCCTTCGACCAGAAGTTCCCCGTCACCGCGCGCCTCCTCCTGGAGAAAGTGGTCGCGCAGAAGGACGTGACCGCCGCTGAGTTGGAGGTGCACGAGGCCGAGCGGAAGATGATTGCCGAGGTGAAACCGCTCGCCGTGAAGCTGCTCTCTCTGGACCAACAGCGCGACCTGCGCCAGAAGCAGGCCGACCTCGCGATGAAGCTCTCCGAGTTCGCCGCAGGACGTGCCAAAGCCGGGGAAATCTCCGCACTGGATGCGGCGCAGGCCCAGGTGGATGCCCAGCGCATCCTACTGGAGGGACGCCAGCTGGAGACAGAACGCATCACGTTGCTCGGCCAGCTCAAGCCCATGCTCGGCGTGCGGGACACGGACAGCCTTGCCATCACCGGCGTACTGCCCGCCATGACCTCCAGCCCCTCGAAAGGGAACTGGGAATCCCGCCCGGACTACCAGCTCTCCAAGGTACAGGAGGACGCGGCCCGCTCGCAGATTGACCTCGCGAGGTCGAAGAAGTGGGAGGACTGGACCGTGGGGGCGTTGTTCGAGCACGAGCGTGCGGAAGATGCGCCGGAGGGGTTGGATAAGACGCCCTTCTTCGGCGTGCGCGTTTCCATCCCGCTGCCGTTCTGGAACAAGAACGAGGGCGAGGTCGTGGAGAAGACGGCCGCCGCCAGCCGTGCGGCGCTGGAGACAAAGGCACTGGCCTTCCTCATCCGCAATGAAGTCGCGGCCGCTCGCTCCGAGATGAGCGCGTATGCAAACCTGGCGAGTGACACGAAGGACAAGCTCCTGCCGTTGGTGCTGGAGCAGACAGACAAGCTGGAGAAGGCCTACCAGAGTGGGCAGACGGACCTTCTCACCGTGCTGCGCGCGCGCGAGCAGCGCCTGCAACTGGAGGCCGCCGTGCTGAATGCCACGCGGGACTACCATCTGGCCCGCATCCGCTACGAGGCCGCCACGAACAACGGTCGCTGA
- a CDS encoding PAS domain-containing protein, with amino-acid sequence MNATLERDASELQRLNEALQESQRRLQEAQRMARIGHWDLDLTTNEAVWSEEIFRIFGLRPNHSMKLADLVSLVHEEDRERCLKHYAEALAGLRPYDIEYRIVRPNGEVRWVHSRGAVEYDATGRPVKVLGTGQDVTDRKQAEAALRDSEQRFRQVTEAIGEVFWLTDLAKSQMIYVSPAYEKVWGRPCAELYQSPHTWMEAIHQEDRSVVQEAAQTMQATGEYDVIYRITRPDGAVRWIHDRAFPIRDTDGRVYRVAGVADDITTHREMEMQLRHSQKMEAVGLLAGGIAHDFNNLLAVIQLQTSLLMATKGLPERVTKGMRDIMDASERAATLTRQLLTFSRREVKKARNLDLAETVESTIRLLRRLLGEDVALETHFDPALPLILADPGMMEQVLMNLAINARDAMPSGGLLAVSLEQVQVTAERAALHPGVQPGRYVCLSVRDTGMGIAPEDLPRIFEPFFTTKESGQGTGLGLATVFGIVEQHGGWIEALSEVNRGTMFRVYLPAVEPNSPAEVSAPEAPPIRGGTECILMVEDDQALLHVAQLTLEHHGYRVLTAVTAVKALEIWKEERANIELLLTDLVLPGGLSGQELADLLVREKPMLKVIHTSGYNDEVVTRRLREAANSTFLRKPYSARQLAEVVRTSLDRMG; translated from the coding sequence ATGAATGCCACACTAGAGAGGGATGCTTCCGAGCTCCAGCGCCTGAATGAGGCGCTGCAAGAGAGCCAGCGGAGACTGCAGGAGGCCCAGCGCATGGCGCGCATCGGGCACTGGGACCTCGACCTGACGACGAACGAGGCGGTGTGGTCGGAGGAGATTTTCAGGATTTTTGGACTCCGCCCAAACCACAGCATGAAGCTGGCGGATCTGGTGTCCCTCGTTCACGAGGAGGATCGCGAACGTTGCCTGAAGCACTACGCCGAGGCTCTCGCGGGGCTGCGGCCCTACGATATTGAGTACCGCATCGTCCGCCCGAATGGTGAGGTGCGCTGGGTGCACAGTCGTGGTGCGGTCGAATATGATGCGACGGGCAGGCCCGTGAAGGTGCTGGGCACCGGTCAGGATGTGACCGACCGCAAGCAAGCTGAGGCGGCGCTGCGTGACAGTGAGCAGCGCTTCCGCCAGGTGACGGAAGCGATCGGTGAGGTTTTCTGGCTGACCGACCTCGCGAAGAGCCAGATGATCTATGTGAGCCCCGCTTATGAGAAGGTGTGGGGTCGGCCCTGCGCGGAGCTGTACCAGTCCCCACACACATGGATGGAGGCCATCCACCAGGAGGATCGTTCGGTGGTGCAGGAGGCGGCGCAGACCATGCAGGCCACGGGTGAATATGATGTGATATACCGTATCACACGACCGGATGGCGCGGTGCGGTGGATTCACGACCGTGCCTTTCCCATTCGTGATACAGACGGCAGGGTCTATCGCGTGGCCGGCGTGGCGGATGACATCACCACGCATCGCGAGATGGAAATGCAGCTCCGGCATTCCCAGAAGATGGAAGCCGTGGGCCTGCTGGCGGGTGGCATTGCCCATGACTTTAACAACCTGCTGGCCGTGATCCAGCTCCAGACCTCCCTGCTGATGGCCACGAAGGGCCTGCCGGAGCGCGTGACGAAGGGCATGCGAGACATCATGGACGCCTCCGAACGCGCCGCCACATTGACGCGACAGCTGCTGACCTTCAGCCGTCGCGAGGTGAAGAAGGCCCGCAATCTGGACCTGGCTGAGACGGTGGAGAGCACCATCCGCCTGCTACGGCGACTCCTGGGCGAGGACGTGGCGCTGGAGACCCACTTCGACCCGGCGCTGCCGCTCATCCTCGCGGACCCGGGGATGATGGAGCAGGTGCTGATGAACCTGGCCATCAATGCGCGTGATGCGATGCCTTCAGGAGGGTTGCTGGCCGTATCCCTGGAGCAGGTGCAGGTGACTGCGGAACGTGCCGCCCTGCATCCCGGGGTGCAGCCCGGCAGGTATGTGTGCCTTTCCGTGCGTGACACAGGCATGGGCATCGCGCCGGAGGACCTGCCGCGTATCTTCGAGCCCTTCTTCACCACGAAAGAGAGCGGGCAGGGCACGGGGCTGGGCCTGGCGACGGTGTTTGGCATTGTGGAGCAGCACGGCGGATGGATTGAAGCTCTCAGCGAGGTGAATCGCGGCACGATGTTCCGAGTGTACCTCCCGGCGGTGGAGCCGAATTCGCCAGCCGAGGTCAGTGCACCGGAGGCTCCACCCATCCGCGGTGGCACGGAGTGCATCCTCATGGTGGAGGATGACCAGGCGCTACTGCATGTGGCGCAGCTCACGCTGGAGCATCACGGCTACCGGGTGCTCACTGCGGTGACTGCGGTGAAGGCGTTGGAAATCTGGAAGGAAGAGCGAGCCAACATCGAGCTGCTCCTCACGGACCTCGTCCTGCCGGGGGGGCTTTCCGGCCAGGAGCTGGCAGACCTGCTCGTGCGGGAGAAGCCCATGCTCAAAGTCATTCACACCAGCGGCTACAATGATGAGGTGGTCACGCGCCGTCTACGCGAGGCAGCGAACAGCACCTTCCTGCGCAAGCCCTACTCGGCCCGGCAACTGGCCGAGGTGGTGCGGACATCCTTGGATAGGATGGGGTGA
- a CDS encoding autotransporter-associated beta strand repeat-containing protein codes for MLVPPLCAETFTWNQTAAGTTYNWNVNGNWTGAVAGFPNVAGDVANVNNDIAGAQTIRLRQDITVGVLNIGDANATTPSNITISNNGAETFRLIFNNGAQPAQLNTTGAGAPTNTVSALMALNSDLLVRLGGADFLTLSGAITTNDNDITFSGGASGVNGVTLSGNITGSGVITNNGLMAVNITGTKTFTGTLVANRGIGASNTGSFTLTSGTMQDAAEIIINGSLSSANQSGGSVHVGNGSGVAANPGQRLTRNTITFNGGTLRHFGQTSNGTWNTVVQDDVNVVRFSSGYSHVFLSSAGGTAGTTLNVTTLQRSAGASVYVSSSTLAVTAKFLAGNGSSLLLGGGGGADSSEISILPWMTATNTNGFGPSSNTFATYTANGIRGLNITTEYASSITAGATHNVNTSTLTIAGPTTVNALRHSSGGTSNIGAGQILTVASGGVMFSTNNGAIGGTSNASAGTLNFGSAEGVVWSNDANNNTIGAVIAGSNGLTKAGSGTLIISGANTYSGNTYVGGGTLQVGIGGVGRTGTGDVLMNARGTTLAGTGTVQASTILTYGKISPGDTAGTGVGTLSINGGLSLTPLDDSQGPLVTVTELTILNSTTSDKIVIGQDLTLNAAARIVVTFDAGYTATVGDTWDLLDWAGVLALNGYSTGANLRTGADDASTNLDLPTLTGGLVWNISNVADGGSLRLTIEGVPEPSRAMLLMAGVSAMVLRRRR; via the coding sequence ATGCTGGTGCCACCGCTCTGTGCGGAGACCTTCACCTGGAACCAGACGGCGGCGGGCACGACGTACAACTGGAACGTGAACGGCAACTGGACAGGGGCGGTCGCCGGTTTCCCCAATGTGGCCGGGGATGTGGCGAATGTGAACAACGACATCGCCGGAGCGCAGACCATCCGCCTCCGGCAGGACATCACGGTGGGAGTGCTGAATATCGGCGACGCGAACGCGACCACTCCCAGCAACATCACCATTTCGAACAACGGCGCGGAAACCTTCCGCCTCATCTTTAACAATGGAGCCCAGCCTGCCCAGCTCAACACCACGGGGGCAGGTGCACCGACGAATACCGTCAGTGCACTGATGGCGCTGAACTCGGATCTGTTGGTGCGCCTTGGTGGTGCGGATTTCCTGACGCTGAGTGGCGCCATCACCACGAATGACAACGACATCACCTTCAGTGGTGGTGCGAGCGGAGTGAATGGCGTCACCCTCAGTGGAAACATCACGGGCAGTGGTGTGATCACCAACAACGGACTCATGGCGGTGAACATCACGGGCACGAAGACCTTCACCGGCACGCTTGTGGCGAATCGTGGCATCGGTGCATCCAACACGGGCAGCTTCACCCTCACGAGTGGAACGATGCAGGATGCTGCAGAGATCATCATCAATGGCTCGCTCTCCAGTGCCAACCAGTCCGGAGGCAGTGTGCACGTGGGCAACGGCTCAGGTGTTGCTGCCAATCCGGGCCAGCGGCTCACGCGGAATACCATCACCTTCAACGGAGGCACTCTGCGCCACTTCGGGCAGACTTCCAATGGGACCTGGAACACGGTGGTGCAGGATGATGTGAATGTGGTGCGCTTCAGCAGTGGCTACAGCCATGTGTTTCTCTCGAGTGCGGGAGGCACGGCGGGCACCACGCTGAATGTCACTACGCTGCAGCGCAGCGCGGGCGCCTCCGTTTACGTGAGCAGCAGTACCCTGGCTGTCACGGCGAAGTTTCTGGCGGGGAATGGAAGCTCGCTGCTCCTCGGTGGTGGAGGCGGAGCAGATTCCTCGGAAATCAGCATTCTGCCCTGGATGACTGCGACGAATACCAACGGGTTCGGCCCGTCCTCCAACACCTTCGCCACCTACACGGCGAATGGTATCCGGGGTCTCAATATCACGACGGAGTATGCCTCTTCCATCACCGCTGGCGCTACGCACAACGTGAACACCAGCACGCTCACCATCGCCGGACCCACGACGGTGAATGCGCTGCGCCACTCCAGCGGCGGCACTTCCAATATCGGGGCCGGACAGATTCTTACCGTGGCCAGCGGTGGGGTCATGTTTTCCACAAACAATGGCGCCATCGGCGGCACCAGCAACGCGAGCGCGGGTACGCTCAACTTTGGCAGTGCGGAAGGTGTGGTGTGGTCCAACGATGCAAACAACAATACCATCGGCGCGGTGATCGCTGGCAGCAACGGCCTCACGAAAGCGGGCAGTGGTACGCTGATTATCTCCGGAGCGAACACGTACAGTGGGAACACCTATGTGGGAGGCGGCACGCTGCAGGTCGGCATTGGCGGCGTAGGCAGGACCGGCACGGGAGATGTGCTGATGAATGCGCGCGGCACCACGCTGGCGGGGACGGGTACGGTGCAGGCTTCCACCATCCTCACGTATGGGAAGATTTCACCGGGCGATACGGCGGGCACGGGTGTGGGCACGCTGAGCATCAATGGCGGGCTGTCCCTCACGCCTCTGGATGATTCGCAAGGACCGCTGGTCACGGTGACGGAACTCACCATTTTGAACAGCACCACCTCGGACAAGATTGTCATTGGCCAGGATCTCACCTTGAATGCCGCCGCGCGCATCGTGGTGACGTTTGATGCGGGCTATACGGCGACGGTGGGAGACACATGGGACCTGCTGGACTGGGCGGGTGTGCTCGCGCTGAATGGCTACTCGACAGGCGCGAACCTGCGGACCGGTGCGGATGATGCGAGTACGAATCTCGACCTGCCAACGCTGACGGGTGGATTGGTGTGGAACATCTCCAACGTGGCGGATGGCGGTTCGCTGAGGCTCACCATCGAGGGCGTGCCGGAGCCTTCGCGTGCCATGCTGCTGATGGCAGGTGTAAGTGCGATGGTGCTGCGGAGGAGGAGGTAG
- a CDS encoding LamG domain-containing protein: MQPTALPILIAALTVLSTSLPAQNTPPASLNEALTFHASFDNGFDADFSKGSKACTVKQGKETVPATENAEVKLTSEGGKYGKALHFTKKGAIRPQYSGEGGVLGYNDKSWSATVSVWLRLTPDEDLEPGYCDPVQIVGDDTKKGFIFLEWSRDERPRFFRYAIRPLVHLWNPDNKDWATMEKRPMVQVAKAPFSRDKWTHAVFTLERVNEKDGKPTGKLYLNGELQGSIEGWDLTFGWDPTKVLLVLGAAYVGHLDDLAVFNRPLSAAEVKELMQLKGGVGDLY; encoded by the coding sequence ATGCAACCCACCGCACTGCCCATTCTCATCGCGGCACTGACCGTCCTTTCCACCTCACTACCCGCACAGAACACCCCGCCCGCATCGCTCAACGAGGCACTCACCTTCCATGCCTCCTTCGACAACGGCTTCGACGCGGACTTCTCCAAGGGCAGCAAGGCGTGTACGGTGAAGCAGGGCAAGGAAACCGTACCAGCCACGGAGAATGCAGAGGTGAAACTCACGAGCGAAGGCGGGAAGTATGGCAAGGCGCTGCACTTCACGAAGAAGGGCGCCATCCGTCCGCAGTACAGCGGCGAAGGCGGCGTGCTGGGCTACAATGACAAGAGTTGGAGCGCGACTGTTTCCGTCTGGCTGCGCCTCACGCCGGACGAGGACCTTGAGCCCGGCTACTGCGACCCGGTGCAGATTGTGGGAGATGATACGAAGAAGGGCTTCATCTTCTTGGAATGGTCGCGCGATGAACGCCCGCGCTTCTTCCGCTACGCCATCCGCCCGCTGGTGCATCTCTGGAACCCGGACAACAAGGACTGGGCCACCATGGAGAAACGTCCCATGGTGCAGGTGGCGAAGGCGCCTTTCTCACGGGACAAATGGACGCATGCGGTCTTTACCTTGGAACGTGTGAATGAAAAGGACGGCAAGCCCACGGGCAAACTGTACCTCAATGGTGAGTTGCAAGGCTCCATCGAAGGCTGGGACCTCACCTTCGGCTGGGACCCCACGAAAGTCCTGCTCGTACTCGGCGCGGCCTATGTGGGGCATCTGGATGACTTGGCTGTGTTTAACCGTCCACTGAGTGCGGCAGAGGTGAAGGAATTGATGCAACTCAAGGGCGGCGTGGGGGATTTGTATTGA
- the gmk gene encoding guanylate kinase, translating into MSRQFPAKRLGVLMVVSGPSGSGKTTLCRKLADLGEVVYSISATTRAPRPGEAHGRDYYFFSEEEFLDNVQRGEFFEHARVHGNLYGTLKTYVKQNLERGIDVVMDIDVQGAAQVRACADELVQRCLVDVFIMPPNVEALRERLAGRGTESEEKLSLRLQNALTEIEHWHEYRYALVSDTRELDLDRFRGLLLAERMRVERLLD; encoded by the coding sequence ATGTCCCGTCAATTCCCTGCCAAACGTCTCGGTGTGCTCATGGTGGTGTCCGGCCCTTCCGGCTCGGGCAAGACGACGCTTTGCCGCAAGCTCGCGGATCTCGGCGAGGTGGTGTACTCCATCTCAGCGACCACGCGCGCTCCACGCCCCGGTGAGGCCCACGGGCGCGACTACTACTTCTTCTCCGAGGAGGAGTTCCTGGACAATGTGCAGCGCGGCGAGTTCTTCGAGCACGCGCGAGTGCACGGGAATCTCTACGGCACGCTGAAGACCTATGTGAAGCAGAACCTGGAGCGCGGCATCGACGTGGTCATGGACATCGATGTGCAAGGCGCGGCCCAGGTGCGCGCGTGTGCCGATGAGCTGGTACAGCGCTGCCTGGTGGATGTCTTCATCATGCCGCCCAATGTGGAAGCCCTGCGCGAGCGTCTCGCCGGACGCGGCACCGAGAGCGAGGAAAAGCTCTCCCTGCGCCTGCAGAATGCACTCACGGAAATCGAGCACTGGCATGAGTACAGGTACGCCCTCGTGAGTGACACGCGTGAACTGGACCTCGATCGCTTTCGTGGGTTGCTGCTGGCAGAGCGGATGCGGGTGGAGAGGTTGCTGGATTGA
- a CDS encoding PmoA family protein encodes MHLKHRFLTALVAAALVIPITPALAADPAITIEAGEYDRTNTIVTFPLGDKWHDSTLTAKEADIPVQVDSEGRATLILPALAKGTSRTLTLTPASPVSGPGAGIDVVPGDGSLNLIAKPATNTSPQVSSLIATYQMTPGPVPAGTSEAFAHGAHLHPVYSPSGKLLTANHPPDHPHQRGIWMSWTKTEFGAGYPDFWNMGKDKSGELTGEIRFDKLLNHWGGPVHGGFTSTHRWLDHTTGAERDVLLETWDLKAYHTMGHPDSPEATPANTAATIASPDATGKGKPPGIFLLDLTSTQAVSGNEPLKLPKYHYGGLGVRGSALWDAVDQVTMLTSSGHDRKTGDATKARWVWLGGDVEGTPTGITVLIHPDNFRFPQPLRLNPKNPQICIAPSADGDWAIEPGKPLVLKYRIVLMDGKADAAELERLWIDYAQPPKVDIK; translated from the coding sequence ATGCACCTGAAACACCGCTTTCTCACCGCCCTTGTTGCGGCGGCGCTCGTCATTCCCATCACCCCCGCTCTCGCCGCCGACCCGGCCATCACCATCGAGGCGGGTGAGTATGACCGCACGAATACGATTGTCACCTTCCCCCTCGGCGACAAGTGGCATGACAGCACCCTCACCGCGAAGGAAGCAGACATCCCGGTGCAGGTGGATTCCGAGGGTCGCGCCACACTGATTCTCCCCGCGCTGGCGAAGGGCACCAGCCGCACGCTCACCCTCACGCCTGCCAGTCCTGTCAGTGGACCTGGCGCAGGCATCGACGTCGTACCTGGCGATGGCTCGCTCAATCTCATCGCAAAGCCCGCTACAAATACCTCCCCGCAGGTCAGCTCCCTCATCGCCACGTATCAAATGACCCCCGGCCCCGTGCCCGCCGGCACATCCGAGGCCTTTGCACATGGCGCGCATCTGCACCCGGTGTACTCGCCCAGTGGCAAGCTGCTCACCGCGAATCATCCGCCCGACCACCCACACCAGCGCGGCATCTGGATGTCATGGACGAAGACCGAGTTCGGCGCGGGGTATCCCGATTTCTGGAACATGGGCAAGGACAAGTCTGGCGAACTCACCGGTGAAATCCGATTCGACAAACTGCTGAACCACTGGGGCGGTCCCGTGCACGGCGGCTTCACCAGCACCCACCGCTGGCTGGACCACACCACGGGCGCTGAGCGTGACGTGTTATTGGAAACGTGGGATCTCAAGGCCTATCACACCATGGGACATCCTGATAGCCCGGAAGCCACTCCAGCGAACACCGCCGCCACCATCGCCTCTCCCGACGCGACTGGAAAAGGAAAGCCGCCTGGCATCTTCCTGCTGGACCTGACTTCCACCCAGGCAGTCAGCGGCAATGAACCGCTGAAGCTGCCGAAGTATCACTACGGCGGCCTCGGCGTGCGCGGCAGCGCCTTGTGGGATGCGGTGGACCAGGTAACCATGCTCACCAGCAGCGGCCACGACCGCAAGACCGGCGATGCCACGAAGGCACGCTGGGTCTGGCTTGGCGGCGACGTGGAGGGCACACCTACCGGCATCACCGTGCTCATCCACCCGGACAATTTCCGCTTCCCCCAGCCCCTGCGCCTGAATCCGAAGAACCCGCAGATTTGCATCGCTCCCTCTGCCGATGGCGACTGGGCCATCGAGCCCGGCAAGCCCCTCGTGCTGAAATACCGCATCGTCCTCATGGACGGAAAGGCAGATGCCGCGGAGCTGGAGCGCTTGTGGATTGACTATGCGCAGCCGCCAAAAGTGGACATAAAATGA
- a CDS encoding LysR family transcriptional regulator yields MELRHLRYFIAVAEALSFSRAATRLRLSQPSLSTQIRDLETELHVKLLERDRSNVSLTDAGTVFLKEARSVLSRADKAVARAREAAAGITGELRIATVDSLTIKFLPVSLTRLHVSTPTARVHVQERAPSEQLPLLQAGKLHVGFVPMHFARLAAGRGLGKVNIIRCPLAVMMSAAHPLAKQSGLHLLELADSTFIHITMFGSDAQRMWTEEICESMGFVARIGSSASTVDNLMSLVSAGAGVMLIPIVAQRPETPGVVVIPLLDPGLDYELHMMYNEKYPSDLRDTFMDIVKEEVAKLGPLYSPLAEGNTAPRSNHKRKRSGNGNHGGTGDGSDDGASDGSHRHATSAAGK; encoded by the coding sequence ATGGAACTGCGCCACCTTCGCTACTTCATAGCCGTGGCGGAGGCGCTGAGCTTCAGCCGGGCCGCCACACGTCTGCGCCTCTCGCAGCCTTCACTCAGCACCCAGATACGTGATTTGGAAACCGAACTTCACGTCAAACTTCTTGAGCGTGACCGCAGCAATGTCTCCCTCACTGATGCGGGCACCGTCTTCCTGAAGGAAGCTCGCAGCGTGCTCTCCCGGGCGGACAAGGCGGTGGCCCGCGCGCGTGAAGCAGCCGCCGGCATCACCGGCGAGTTGCGCATCGCCACGGTCGATTCGCTCACCATCAAGTTCCTTCCCGTCAGCCTCACGCGCCTGCATGTCTCCACACCCACGGCTCGGGTGCACGTGCAGGAGCGCGCGCCCTCCGAGCAGCTTCCCCTGCTGCAGGCGGGCAAGCTTCACGTAGGCTTCGTGCCCATGCACTTTGCGCGGCTCGCGGCCGGTCGCGGCTTGGGAAAGGTGAACATCATCCGCTGCCCGCTCGCCGTCATGATGTCCGCCGCGCACCCGCTGGCCAAGCAGTCCGGCCTCCACCTGCTCGAGCTCGCGGACAGCACCTTCATCCACATCACCATGTTCGGCTCGGATGCCCAACGCATGTGGACCGAGGAAATCTGCGAGAGCATGGGCTTCGTTGCCCGCATCGGCTCGAGCGCCAGCACCGTGGATAATCTGATGAGCCTCGTATCCGCCGGCGCCGGCGTGATGCTCATCCCCATCGTGGCACAACGCCCGGAGACCCCCGGCGTCGTGGTCATCCCCCTGCTGGACCCCGGCCTCGATTACGAACTCCACATGATGTACAACGAGAAGTACCCGTCTGACCTGCGGGATACCTTCATGGACATCGTGAAGGAGGAAGTCGCCAAGCTGGGCCCGCTGTACTCTCCGCTGGCGGAAGGCAACACAGCGCCGAGAAGCAACCACAAGCGCAAACGCAGCGGGAATGGCAACCACGGCGGCACCGGTGATGGCTCTGACGACGGTGCCAGTGATGGCAGCCATCGCCATGCTACGAGCGCGGCTGGGAAGTGA
- a CDS encoding efflux RND transporter periplasmic adaptor subunit translates to MKLEKKISASLLVLMCTLAAPFGLHAHEGPPGVPHSHGDKQPAKEAAPAKEQEKEHEHEQGKEHKHEEGEKADHDHDHGEGEKAKADPNRATNTVVLDEQGVKNLGIETAEAEEGDFEETIFALGRVEVLPGKKAIVSSRIPGRAFSVLALPDQEVDQDEELMWVESRQPGDPPPTVMLGAPIAGTIAKVNIAQGQPIEPNDSLIEIVNLETVEAAAQVPEHLAGKLKKGQKARIKIAGYPDKVFEAELAHLGVHADEESATVEAAFHVQNPDKVLRPGMRAEFAIVVNTRENVLSIPKEAVQGDASGRYVFIKDYELKNAFVKTPVDLGISNDQSIEVISGLFAGDEVVTKGAYTLTYAGKGSVSLKDALDAAHGHPHNEDGTEMTKEQIAAKKGAGGGGDHDHDHSQWTMVATFFAATTGLLLALLVVSMFLKRPSASA, encoded by the coding sequence ATGAAACTTGAGAAGAAGATTTCTGCGAGCCTGCTGGTGCTCATGTGCACCCTGGCAGCACCATTTGGCCTGCACGCACATGAAGGGCCTCCGGGAGTGCCCCACAGCCATGGCGACAAACAGCCAGCCAAGGAAGCGGCACCTGCCAAGGAGCAGGAGAAAGAACATGAGCACGAGCAAGGGAAGGAGCACAAGCACGAGGAAGGTGAGAAGGCCGACCATGACCACGATCACGGGGAAGGCGAAAAAGCAAAAGCCGACCCGAATCGCGCGACGAACACCGTGGTGCTCGATGAACAGGGCGTGAAGAACCTCGGCATCGAGACTGCCGAAGCAGAGGAGGGTGACTTTGAGGAAACGATCTTCGCGCTCGGTCGTGTGGAAGTGCTCCCGGGGAAGAAGGCCATCGTCAGCAGCCGCATTCCTGGTCGCGCCTTCTCCGTATTGGCTCTGCCAGACCAGGAGGTGGACCAGGATGAAGAGCTCATGTGGGTGGAGAGTCGCCAGCCCGGCGACCCGCCGCCAACTGTCATGCTCGGTGCGCCCATCGCAGGCACCATTGCCAAGGTGAACATCGCCCAGGGGCAGCCGATTGAGCCGAATGATTCGCTCATCGAAATCGTGAACCTCGAAACCGTCGAGGCAGCCGCGCAGGTGCCGGAGCACCTCGCGGGCAAGCTGAAGAAGGGGCAGAAGGCGCGCATCAAGATTGCGGGCTATCCGGACAAGGTATTCGAGGCGGAGCTGGCTCACCTCGGTGTGCATGCCGATGAAGAGAGCGCGACGGTCGAGGCTGCCTTCCATGTGCAAAATCCCGACAAGGTCCTGCGCCCCGGCATGCGTGCCGAGTTCGCCATCGTGGTGAATACGCGGGAGAATGTGCTCTCCATTCCGAAGGAAGCGGTGCAGGGCGATGCCTCCGGACGCTACGTCTTCATCAAGGACTACGAGCTCAAGAACGCGTTTGTGAAGACGCCGGTGGATCTCGGAATCAGCAATGACCAGTCCATTGAAGTCATCAGTGGTCTCTTCGCTGGAGATGAAGTGGTGACGAAGGGTGCGTACACCCTCACGTATGCCGGCAAGGGAAGCGTGAGCCTGAAGGACGCGCTCGATGCCGCGCACGGGCATCCGCACAACGAGGATGGCACCGAGATGACAAAGGAGCAGATTGCTGCCAAGAAGGGCGCTGGAGGTGGAGGCGACCACGATCATGACCACAGCCAGTGGACCATGGTGGCGACCTTCTTCGCCGCGACGACCGGGCTGCTGCTGGCTCTGCTGGTGGTGAGCATGTTCCTGAAGCGCCCATCCGCTTCCGCCTAA